In Sphingomonas crocodyli, one genomic interval encodes:
- a CDS encoding MFS transporter, whose product MTLAPTPSISEAEREAGLRRLIYEAGFSSATAALTSGVILTAFAIYLGASNLMVGILASAPFLSQLLQAPAVLLVERLRRRKTIAVITSIIGRSMLAVMAIAVFLPPALAITSVTLGQFILCALGAIGGCAWNAWLRDLAPQDRLGAVMAKRAVYTTSVSLAAGLAAALLLDQTQAGSALRAWAFASLYLVGCATGLVSALVVARLPEPQMPPASGEPLGLFSLLRAPLADANFRRLVHFLAAWQFAINLATPFFTVFIVRQLGFDMTFVMVLSVASQIANLVAIRSWGALSDRFAHKSVLLVAAPLYILAIVGMVVASQLGKSDAGMAYLVGLHLLMGAAVAGVTLATANIALKLSPKGEATAYVATSALVSSLAAGVAPILGGIFADFFAARRFELVLRWTSPNGVAVFSPLGLSQWDFYFLIAGALGLYALHRLSLVQEEGQIDRRAMIEQVWGEAGRVARNLGTVAGLRAVTEFSGSLLHDARLRARWLRRHRIIAAER is encoded by the coding sequence GTGACGCTCGCCCCGACGCCGTCGATCAGCGAGGCCGAGCGCGAGGCGGGCCTTCGCCGGCTTATATACGAAGCCGGCTTTTCGAGCGCGACCGCCGCGCTGACCAGCGGGGTTATCCTCACCGCTTTCGCAATCTATCTTGGCGCTTCGAACCTCATGGTCGGCATTCTTGCGAGCGCGCCCTTCCTGTCGCAACTTCTCCAGGCGCCGGCAGTGCTGCTGGTCGAACGACTACGTCGGCGCAAAACAATCGCGGTGATCACCAGCATCATCGGCCGATCCATGCTCGCTGTGATGGCCATTGCGGTCTTTCTGCCGCCGGCGCTGGCGATCACCTCGGTCACGCTCGGCCAGTTCATTTTGTGTGCGCTCGGCGCGATCGGCGGCTGCGCGTGGAATGCCTGGCTTCGCGATCTGGCTCCGCAGGATCGGCTTGGTGCCGTCATGGCGAAGCGAGCCGTCTATACGACTTCGGTCAGCCTGGCCGCCGGTCTTGCCGCCGCACTCTTGCTCGATCAGACCCAAGCGGGATCAGCATTGCGCGCCTGGGCCTTTGCGAGCCTCTATCTGGTCGGTTGCGCGACCGGGTTGGTCTCTGCCCTGGTCGTCGCCCGATTGCCCGAACCGCAGATGCCGCCGGCTTCGGGCGAACCGCTCGGCCTGTTTAGCCTGCTGCGTGCGCCGCTCGCCGACGCCAATTTCCGCCGGCTCGTTCACTTCCTCGCCGCCTGGCAATTCGCGATCAACCTCGCGACGCCCTTTTTCACGGTGTTCATCGTCCGCCAGCTCGGCTTCGACATGACGTTTGTGATGGTGCTGAGCGTTGCCAGCCAGATCGCCAATCTGGTTGCGATCCGTAGCTGGGGCGCGCTCAGCGATCGCTTCGCACACAAGTCCGTCCTGCTGGTCGCGGCCCCCCTCTATATCCTCGCCATCGTCGGAATGGTCGTCGCATCGCAGCTCGGCAAGAGCGATGCCGGCATGGCCTATCTTGTGGGTCTGCATTTGCTGATGGGCGCTGCCGTGGCCGGAGTTACGCTCGCCACGGCCAACATCGCGCTCAAACTCAGTCCCAAGGGCGAGGCGACCGCTTATGTCGCCACGAGCGCGCTGGTGAGCTCGCTCGCTGCTGGCGTCGCGCCTATCCTGGGCGGCATTTTCGCCGACTTTTTTGCCGCCCGACGCTTCGAGCTTGTCCTACGCTGGACAAGTCCGAATGGCGTTGCGGTCTTCTCGCCGCTCGGTCTTTCGCAGTGGGATTTCTACTTCCTGATCGCCGGCGCGCTTGGTCTCTACGCGCTGCACCGGCTCTCGCTGGTCCAGGAAGAAGGCCAGATCGACCGGCGTGCGATGATCGAACAGGTTTGGGGCGAAGCCGGCCGGGTTGCGCGCAATCTCGGTACGGTCGCGGGCCTGCGCGCCGTCACCGAATTCAGCGGTTCGCTCCTGCATGATGCCCGCCTGCGCGCACGCTGGCTTCGCCGACACCGTATAATAGCGGCGGAGCGATGA
- a CDS encoding DUF6766 family protein: MSNAKKYAYAWITIGFFLISIAGHWIFGWYAFVNEAADHGQPAIFADYLVEMGRDTFENWQSEFLQLLWQVVGLAYFLYVGSPSSKENDDRLEAKIDELIRLGGGEKADALIADIDRRFVRAGGHAQPHGHDNEDEQSEP; this comes from the coding sequence GTGAGCAACGCGAAGAAATATGCTTATGCCTGGATCACGATCGGCTTCTTTCTCATTTCCATCGCGGGGCATTGGATTTTCGGGTGGTATGCCTTCGTCAACGAGGCGGCCGACCATGGCCAACCGGCGATCTTTGCCGACTATCTCGTCGAGATGGGGCGCGACACGTTTGAGAACTGGCAGTCGGAGTTCCTCCAGCTGCTGTGGCAGGTCGTGGGGCTGGCGTACTTCCTTTACGTGGGTTCGCCCTCGTCGAAGGAGAACGATGACCGGCTCGAAGCCAAGATCGACGAACTGATCCGGCTCGGCGGCGGTGAAAAGGCCGATGCACTGATCGCCGATATTGATCGTCGCTTTGTGCGGGCGGGCGGTCACGCGCAGCCTCACGGCCATGACAATGAGGACGAGCAGTCCGAACCTTGA
- a CDS encoding type II toxin-antitoxin system HipA family toxin, with protein sequence MTSVRSYVFVHLAERPVPAGLLVMTDEPRNRFATFAYGRRYLERSDRVPVDPFSLPLPDVGVERTFRTEEGFAVFGGIRDAAPDGWGQYLMYKAMGDRLPTDMDLILASGDNRVGALAFGPTPQKPERITPWADGDAPGEHFTLAELAEAAERAQQVDELDDNLRALLNAGSSLGGARPKAATEKGDQPWIAKFPAKNDTFPECRVELATMRLAAECGLDVPALDFERVLGRDIYMIERFDRTPGAGGIIRRPFASGLTMLGAHESEVSRYGYADLAAAIRQHGVKVRTDLHELFARMVFNILVTNDDDHLRNHGFLMEGRGWRLSPLYDVVPKPQVGLERRLVLGVGPQGRAATIDNALAGAAAFDLSAEDANAIVERMRAIVAKRWAPLFAEAGLSKADQARFATCFRLAIDQDAS encoded by the coding sequence ATGACGAGTGTGCGCAGCTACGTCTTCGTCCATCTGGCGGAACGACCGGTGCCGGCGGGCCTGCTCGTCATGACGGACGAGCCGCGTAACCGCTTCGCCACCTTCGCCTATGGACGGCGCTATCTTGAACGGTCCGACCGCGTGCCCGTCGACCCATTCAGCCTCCCGCTACCCGATGTCGGCGTCGAGCGGACCTTTCGGACCGAGGAGGGCTTCGCGGTGTTCGGCGGGATTCGGGACGCGGCCCCGGATGGCTGGGGCCAATATCTGATGTACAAGGCGATGGGCGACCGGCTGCCGACCGACATGGACCTGATCCTGGCTTCTGGCGATAATCGGGTCGGTGCGCTTGCCTTCGGTCCCACCCCTCAAAAGCCCGAACGGATCACCCCTTGGGCCGATGGCGACGCGCCCGGCGAGCATTTCACCTTGGCCGAACTCGCAGAGGCGGCTGAGCGTGCGCAGCAGGTTGACGAACTCGACGACAATCTACGTGCTCTCCTCAATGCCGGTTCTTCACTTGGTGGTGCGCGCCCGAAGGCTGCGACCGAAAAGGGCGATCAGCCCTGGATCGCGAAGTTCCCGGCGAAAAACGACACCTTCCCCGAGTGCCGGGTCGAACTCGCGACGATGCGGCTCGCCGCCGAATGCGGACTCGATGTCCCCGCGCTCGACTTCGAAAGGGTGCTCGGTCGCGACATCTACATGATCGAGCGGTTTGACCGCACGCCCGGTGCCGGTGGCATCATCCGGCGGCCGTTTGCCTCAGGCCTGACCATGCTCGGCGCGCACGAAAGCGAGGTGAGTCGCTATGGCTATGCCGATCTTGCCGCCGCGATCCGCCAGCATGGCGTCAAGGTGCGCACCGACCTCCACGAATTGTTTGCTCGCATGGTCTTCAACATCCTCGTCACGAATGATGACGATCACCTGCGTAATCACGGCTTCCTGATGGAAGGCAGGGGCTGGCGGCTTTCCCCACTCTATGACGTCGTTCCCAAGCCTCAGGTGGGGCTAGAACGCCGACTGGTGCTCGGTGTCGGACCGCAGGGGCGCGCAGCCACCATCGACAATGCGCTGGCAGGTGCCGCCGCTTTCGATCTCTCGGCCGAGGATGCGAACGCGATTGTCGAGCGCATGCGTGCGATCGTTGCCAAACGATGGGCACCGCTCTTTGCCGAGGCTGGACTAAGCAAGGCGGACCAAGCGCGCTTTGCGACCTGCTTCCGGCTCGCGATCGATCAGGACGCATCGTGA
- a CDS encoding helix-turn-helix domain-containing protein, whose translation MMPRASRAASGLPPQSLRAITQLGADIALARRRRKIPQSLMAERMLVSVQTLRRLEAGDPTVGLAVLASALLVFGMTNRLADLVASDSDRAGMSEDLARLPKRTRVPAGEDLDF comes from the coding sequence ATGATGCCCCGCGCGTCACGAGCCGCCAGCGGTCTGCCGCCCCAGAGTCTCCGCGCCATTACCCAGCTTGGCGCGGATATCGCGCTTGCGCGCCGTCGCCGCAAGATCCCGCAAAGCCTGATGGCTGAGCGTATGCTTGTCTCCGTCCAGACGCTCCGGCGGCTCGAGGCCGGCGATCCGACTGTAGGTCTGGCTGTACTGGCCAGCGCCCTGCTCGTATTCGGGATGACCAACCGCCTTGCCGACCTCGTCGCTTCGGACAGCGACCGTGCGGGCATGAGCGAGGATCTCGCCCGTCTGCCTAAGCGGACCCGGGTACCCGCCGGCGAAGACCTCGACTTCTGA
- a CDS encoding Gfo/Idh/MocA family protein: MRPARLGIGIIGTGKMAHRMAGTISRSVPARLARVASTSPERADAFAKHFSCKSGSLSDLLRDPDVEAIYIANANRDHANALSDSFASQKPILCEKPVTPDLDTSLAMIQRARESRTLLVEAISTPFLPAAAAMLRSTRSRGSLTLEASFGYPVRAADRQMVMAPDAGIVLDRAIYPLTLARLACGPGVVGDVDLVRDNGVAIEARIEIRHDNGSRSVLEASFVRRLSNRLTVGNADGYLTIPAPLLSARRLAESTASPALGEQNPLVRRIYDAMARLSGRAYDFGADPGLPLLAHFTSLAAAGLTESPVLTYDVMTDVHQWMAAAQRA; the protein is encoded by the coding sequence ATGAGGCCTGCGCGCCTGGGAATCGGGATAATCGGCACGGGGAAGATGGCGCACCGAATGGCGGGCACCATTTCCCGCTCTGTCCCCGCGCGCCTTGCTCGTGTGGCGTCCACCTCACCCGAGCGCGCCGATGCGTTTGCGAAGCATTTCAGCTGCAAGAGCGGCTCGCTGTCCGATCTGCTGCGCGATCCGGACGTGGAGGCCATCTACATCGCCAATGCCAATCGCGACCATGCCAATGCCCTGAGCGATTCCTTCGCCTCGCAAAAGCCGATCCTCTGCGAAAAGCCCGTCACGCCAGACCTCGACACCAGCCTCGCCATGATCCAGCGCGCGCGAGAATCCCGAACCCTGCTGGTGGAAGCCATCTCAACGCCGTTTCTGCCCGCAGCGGCCGCTATGTTGAGATCGACGCGATCTCGCGGATCGCTGACCTTGGAAGCATCTTTCGGTTATCCGGTCCGCGCTGCCGATCGCCAGATGGTCATGGCACCCGATGCTGGAATTGTCCTCGACCGGGCCATTTACCCTTTAACGCTTGCCCGCCTGGCCTGCGGCCCCGGGGTCGTAGGCGATGTCGATCTGGTTCGCGACAACGGTGTCGCGATCGAAGCCAGGATCGAAATCCGACACGACAATGGGTCACGCTCGGTTCTAGAGGCATCCTTTGTTCGCCGACTGTCCAATCGGCTCACTGTCGGAAATGCAGACGGGTATCTCACGATCCCCGCCCCTTTGTTGTCGGCGCGCAGGCTCGCGGAAAGCACTGCGAGTCCAGCCCTCGGCGAACAAAATCCGCTGGTCCGCAGGATTTACGATGCGATGGCGCGATTAAGCGGCCGCGCGTACGACTTCGGCGCCGATCCAGGCCTCCCCCTGCTCGCCCATTTCACCTCGCTTGCGGCCGCGGGGCTGACCGAAAGCCCCGTACTGACCTATGACGTCATGACCGACGTCCACCAATGGATGGCCGCAGCGCAGCGCGCTTAG